Proteins encoded together in one Chitinophaga sp. LS1 window:
- a CDS encoding RagB/SusD family nutrient uptake outer membrane protein, which translates to MKKYIFIIAAITLFSCKKELNTSPTDAISDQVVFSNISNAEEALNGIYRALYIQYAGQSEDGQGAMMINIDWMGDDVVHTAAGTSYFREAYKWNSHRDASSALTYFAYRFYYIIISNANSIINNIDAVEGETSEKNRIKAEALSLRAWGHFYLVQLFGERYDAGKENTQLGVPIMATSNTDAHARNTVEEVYTQINADLDAAITLFGDAAARTAKTHFNLNVAEGLKARVALTMQDYATAASYAMKALNGFPLMTNTVYMAGFTDISNNEWMWGINQLADQLYTYGTFYTYMSANFYSSSHTKNNPKAINKLLYAKITATDVRKGLWDSTGKNTAFPIVNNGVRKAYMHRKYLVADINSTAGAIPYMRAAEMYLIAAEALAREGGHDAEAAEALYTLAVNRDPQYQLTTSTGTALLNEIMVQRRVELWAEGFRFLDLKRTNSALDRTNSNHTSALANILSVDAGDKRWQFLIPDDEMNANSLMEQNPL; encoded by the coding sequence ATGAAAAAGTACATCTTCATAATAGCAGCCATCACGCTTTTTTCCTGTAAGAAAGAGTTGAATACCTCTCCAACAGATGCCATCTCTGATCAGGTGGTATTCAGTAATATCAGCAATGCAGAAGAGGCCTTGAATGGAATATATCGTGCACTGTATATACAATACGCCGGCCAGTCAGAAGACGGGCAGGGCGCCATGATGATCAATATAGACTGGATGGGAGACGATGTGGTGCATACGGCAGCAGGTACCTCTTATTTCAGGGAAGCGTATAAGTGGAACAGTCATCGCGATGCCTCCAGTGCATTGACATACTTTGCCTATCGCTTTTATTATATCATCATCTCTAATGCAAACAGTATCATCAACAACATCGATGCAGTAGAAGGGGAGACGAGCGAAAAGAACCGTATTAAGGCTGAAGCCCTGAGCCTTCGTGCATGGGGACATTTTTACCTGGTGCAGTTATTCGGCGAGCGGTATGATGCAGGTAAGGAAAATACACAGTTAGGCGTACCCATCATGGCCACGAGTAACACAGATGCACATGCACGTAACACTGTAGAAGAAGTGTATACACAGATCAATGCCGACCTGGATGCAGCTATCACCTTATTCGGCGATGCAGCGGCACGTACGGCAAAAACACACTTTAATCTGAATGTAGCCGAAGGTCTAAAAGCAAGAGTGGCGCTCACCATGCAGGACTATGCAACAGCGGCCAGTTATGCGATGAAAGCACTGAATGGCTTTCCGCTGATGACGAATACCGTATACATGGCAGGCTTCACCGATATCTCTAACAATGAATGGATGTGGGGTATCAATCAGCTGGCAGATCAGTTGTATACTTATGGCACATTTTATACTTATATGTCGGCTAACTTTTACAGCTCATCACACACCAAAAACAATCCGAAAGCCATCAATAAACTGTTATATGCAAAGATCACAGCCACCGATGTTCGTAAAGGACTCTGGGATTCTACAGGTAAGAATACTGCTTTTCCTATTGTGAACAATGGGGTTCGCAAAGCATATATGCATCGTAAATATCTCGTAGCCGATATCAACTCTACAGCAGGTGCCATTCCTTACATGCGTGCAGCAGAGATGTACCTGATAGCAGCAGAGGCATTGGCGAGAGAAGGTGGTCATGATGCGGAAGCTGCGGAAGCATTGTATACCTTAGCTGTAAACAGGGATCCGCAATACCAGTTAACTACCAGTACAGGTACTGCATTATTAAATGAGATCATGGTACAGCGCAGGGTAGAATTGTGGGCAGAGGGTTTCCGGTTCCTGGATCTGAAGCGTACGAATAGTGCGCTGGACAGAACGAACAGTAATCATACGTCTGCACTGGCCAATATATTGTCAGTCGATGCAGGTGACAAACGCTGGCAGTTCCTGATACCTGATGATGAAATGAATGCGAATTCATTGATGGAGCAAAACCCGTTGTAA
- a CDS encoding archaemetzincin encodes MKYLFFILITCLLFSCHQKKDPEMDSQAGYFNAVAKNDISLPPPAYGDWLYKHKEKGQNLAAYQATKPVTDKKVIYLLPMGDFTAMQEKVLQETRNYMEIFFQLKAVLLEPISDSGIASRKFEGHVQLLAPYILDSVLISRKPKDGLAMMAISARDLYPQADWNYVFGLGSYSRRVGVTSIYRLQDTSFLRRLVNISSHEIGHMLSMNHCIHAKCVMNGTNGLYETDRTPLRLCSECQQKLYWNLRFDNQQRLKELMAYCKDKGFEWDWEVFNKDGQ; translated from the coding sequence ATGAAGTATTTATTTTTTATCCTTATTACCTGTTTGTTATTTTCCTGCCATCAAAAAAAGGATCCGGAGATGGATTCGCAGGCTGGTTATTTTAATGCTGTTGCTAAGAATGATATTTCATTGCCGCCACCTGCGTATGGAGATTGGTTATATAAGCATAAAGAAAAGGGACAAAATCTGGCAGCTTATCAGGCCACTAAACCGGTAACAGATAAGAAGGTGATTTATCTTTTGCCAATGGGGGATTTTACTGCTATGCAGGAAAAAGTGTTGCAGGAGACGAGGAATTACATGGAGATTTTCTTTCAGCTGAAAGCAGTATTGTTGGAGCCAATATCTGATAGTGGCATTGCTTCAAGGAAGTTCGAGGGGCATGTGCAGTTATTAGCTCCTTATATATTGGATAGTGTGTTGATTAGCCGGAAACCGAAAGACGGACTTGCGATGATGGCGATCAGCGCAAGGGATTTATATCCGCAAGCGGACTGGAATTATGTGTTTGGACTGGGATCTTATAGCAGAAGGGTAGGTGTGACATCTATATACAGGTTACAGGATACAAGTTTTTTAAGGAGATTGGTGAATATTTCTTCACATGAGATCGGACATATGTTGTCGATGAATCATTGTATACATGCAAAGTGTGTGATGAATGGAACGAATGGTTTGTATGAGACGGATAGAACACCGTTAAGGTTGTGTAGTGAATGCCAGCAGAAGTTATATTGGAATTTGAGGTTTGATAATCAGCAACGGTTGAAAGAGTTGATGGCATATTGTAAGGATAAGGGGTTTGAGTGGGATTGGGAGGTGTTTAATAAGGATGGCCAATAA
- a CDS encoding alpha/beta hydrolase: protein MRMFVIALLVLCCSCRKSTTNPVTYTDDDLTGPVSRPSSGYGADGSYTVDSVSFDSPTYTGKKVTVFYPKEATGPVPVIFYSHPYGGEEVSYNIGLYNFIAKKGYAVVFAPYPTTGVTVDSRYNTLWQSFLKAVNDYPNIIDTKKVGFMGHSFGGGASYALAYKGFVDNGWGENGRFIFTMAQWYSYNITDTQLQSFPSNTKLISEVYNDDVTNDHRMSIDMFKHINITDAEKDYILVKQSVVDGYTYTAAHDLPNTRTAYDAYDYYVVYRLLDAMIDYSFNGNANAKNTALGNGSSAQVSLPQGMTALEETDNPVAAFTQSKYLFPCGSSDNPRIANCE, encoded by the coding sequence ATGAGAATGTTCGTAATCGCCCTATTAGTACTCTGCTGTAGCTGCAGAAAATCGACCACTAATCCAGTTACTTACACTGATGATGATCTGACTGGACCAGTATCACGCCCCAGCAGCGGGTATGGTGCAGATGGCAGTTATACGGTGGACAGTGTAAGTTTTGATAGTCCTACTTATACTGGTAAAAAAGTCACCGTATTCTACCCCAAAGAAGCGACGGGGCCTGTCCCTGTTATTTTTTATTCACATCCTTATGGAGGTGAAGAGGTGTCTTATAATATAGGCTTGTACAATTTTATTGCAAAGAAAGGTTATGCAGTGGTGTTTGCACCTTATCCTACCACAGGTGTAACAGTAGATTCAAGGTATAATACTTTGTGGCAGAGTTTTCTGAAAGCAGTGAATGACTATCCAAATATTATTGACACTAAGAAGGTGGGATTTATGGGGCACTCTTTTGGCGGCGGTGCTTCTTATGCATTGGCATATAAAGGATTTGTGGACAATGGATGGGGTGAAAACGGCCGGTTTATTTTTACCATGGCACAGTGGTATTCTTATAATATTACCGATACACAATTGCAAAGTTTTCCTTCCAATACGAAATTGATTTCAGAAGTATATAATGATGATGTGACAAATGATCACAGAATGTCGATAGATATGTTTAAGCATATCAATATTACGGATGCGGAGAAGGATTATATTTTAGTGAAGCAAAGTGTGGTAGATGGATATACTTATACTGCTGCCCATGATTTGCCGAATACAAGAACGGCTTATGATGCCTATGATTATTATGTGGTGTATAGATTGCTGGATGCGATGATCGATTATAGCTTTAATGGAAATGCGAATGCGAAAAATACGGCATTAGGCAATGGATCATCTGCACAGGTAAGTCTGCCACAGGGTATGACGGCACTGGAAGAAACGGATAATCCTGTAGCCGCGTTTACGCAGAGTAAATATTTATTTCCGTGTGGATCCAGCGATAATCCAAGGATTGCAAATTGTGAATAA
- a CDS encoding arylsulfatase: MKKKFLLFFMVGGFSSYLYAQDTTYKGKVGKTLAESQEWWAPVIKAPAGAPNVVLILLDDVGFGASSSFGRLIRTPVLDQLANNGLRYTNFHTTAICAPTRSALLTGRNSHFVHEGGFSHIAMSAGFPGWDGRIPSSAGTIAEILRDNGYNTFAVGKYGLTPDEDATDAGPFDRWPGGKGFEHFFGFLGSSTDQYKPDLVEDNEHIKPDGRHLNEQITDKAIAYIDRQHKVAPDKPFFLYYAPGATHAPHQVDKYWSDQYKGQFDEGWDVYREKVIAQQKKLGVIPNYAQLPDRNSRVKAWNSLSAEEKKLFARFFEVYAGYLTYTDYQIGRLVNYLREQNLEQNTVIYVIIGDNGASKEGTVDGVIKPGLNSTNQSSEAEYLKKNLTFIDSIGTAGANTNYPIGWAQAANTPFKDWKQDAHSEGGTHNPLIIYYPKGIQQKGGIREQYGHVIDILPTTLELVGLQKPAYIRSVKQDSIQGTSLAYSINDAKAKSRHLIQHYYIFGARALYFDGWKISAAHRPDGIDYNFSEGKKLEKTRFEDDTWALYNLNEDFNERVDLAKKYPEKLEELKKLFEIQATVNRLYPFIDTYDRNNKLIHHPNGSDQQGPIK; encoded by the coding sequence ATGAAAAAGAAATTTTTGCTATTCTTCATGGTAGGAGGTTTTTCTTCCTATTTATATGCGCAGGATACTACCTATAAAGGCAAGGTAGGTAAAACCCTTGCGGAATCACAGGAGTGGTGGGCACCTGTTATCAAGGCGCCGGCAGGAGCTCCCAATGTTGTTTTGATCCTTTTGGATGATGTGGGGTTTGGCGCTTCGAGTAGTTTTGGCAGGTTGATTCGTACACCGGTATTGGATCAGTTAGCCAACAACGGGTTGCGGTATACAAATTTCCATACAACTGCTATTTGTGCCCCGACACGTTCTGCGTTGCTCACGGGGAGGAATAGTCATTTTGTACATGAAGGCGGGTTCTCGCACATTGCAATGTCTGCAGGTTTTCCGGGATGGGATGGACGTATCCCTTCTTCTGCAGGTACGATAGCGGAGATATTAAGAGATAATGGGTATAATACTTTTGCAGTAGGTAAGTATGGATTGACACCGGATGAAGATGCAACGGATGCAGGTCCATTTGATCGCTGGCCGGGTGGAAAAGGATTTGAGCATTTCTTTGGATTCCTGGGGTCTTCTACTGATCAGTATAAGCCAGATCTGGTAGAAGATAATGAACATATCAAACCTGATGGCAGACATTTGAATGAGCAGATTACGGACAAGGCGATTGCGTATATTGACAGACAACATAAGGTGGCACCGGATAAACCGTTCTTCCTTTATTATGCACCGGGGGCTACGCATGCACCGCATCAGGTAGATAAATATTGGAGTGATCAGTATAAGGGGCAGTTTGATGAAGGATGGGATGTGTACAGAGAAAAGGTAATAGCACAGCAAAAGAAGCTGGGTGTAATACCTAACTATGCACAGTTGCCGGATAGGAATTCGAGGGTGAAGGCGTGGAATAGTCTTTCTGCGGAGGAGAAGAAATTGTTTGCACGTTTCTTTGAGGTGTATGCGGGATACCTGACTTATACCGATTATCAGATCGGTAGATTAGTGAATTACCTGAGAGAGCAGAATCTGGAACAGAATACAGTGATTTACGTGATCATCGGGGATAATGGTGCGAGTAAGGAAGGGACTGTGGATGGTGTGATTAAACCAGGGTTGAATAGTACGAATCAATCTTCTGAAGCGGAGTACTTGAAGAAAAACCTAACTTTTATTGATTCTATTGGTACTGCGGGGGCGAATACAAATTATCCGATTGGATGGGCACAGGCAGCGAATACACCTTTTAAAGATTGGAAGCAGGATGCGCATTCGGAGGGTGGTACGCATAATCCGTTGATCATTTATTATCCGAAAGGGATTCAGCAGAAAGGTGGGATCCGTGAGCAGTATGGACATGTAATAGATATACTGCCTACTACGCTGGAATTGGTAGGGTTGCAGAAACCGGCGTATATCAGGAGTGTGAAGCAGGATTCTATACAGGGTACGTCATTAGCTTATTCTATTAATGATGCGAAGGCGAAGTCAAGACATCTGATACAGCATTATTATATTTTTGGTGCGAGGGCGTTGTATTTTGATGGGTGGAAGATTAGTGCGGCGCATAGACCAGATGGGATAGATTATAATTTTTCGGAGGGGAAGAAGTTGGAGAAGACAAGGTTTGAAGATGATACGTGGGCATTGTATAATTTGAACGAGGATTTTAATGAGCGGGTGGATTTAGCGAAGAAGTATCCGGAGAAGTTGGAAGAGTTGAAGAAGTTGTTTGAGATACAGGCGACGGTGAATAGGTTGTATCCGTTTATTGATACGTATGACAGGAATAATAAGTTGATACATCATCCGAATGGAAGTGATCAGCAGGGACCGATAAAATAA
- a CDS encoding RagB/SusD family nutrient uptake outer membrane protein — protein MVRYYTNGNDNYYSIYKIFRADDKRRDVTFVRSFTSPTNSKKYALPLSNTAVPNDSTPFYNKWWDPNYASAGESSTNVTILRYSEVLLIHAEAENELNGPTAKAYKSINRVRARAGLPDLVTGLSKDQFRDSVYLERRLELVYEYQRWFDLIREKDAGGSGILLTSLQKVGKNNVAAKHYLYPIPQTEIDNNPLLTQNPGW, from the coding sequence ATGGTGCGCTATTATACAAATGGGAATGACAATTACTATAGTATTTACAAAATATTCAGGGCAGATGATAAGAGAAGAGATGTAACATTTGTACGCAGTTTTACAAGTCCGACTAACAGTAAAAAATATGCGTTGCCATTATCGAACACGGCTGTGCCAAATGACTCCACTCCTTTCTATAATAAATGGTGGGATCCTAATTATGCCAGTGCTGGTGAGTCTTCTACCAATGTGACGATCCTTCGGTATTCAGAAGTTTTATTAATTCATGCGGAAGCGGAAAATGAGTTGAATGGCCCAACTGCCAAGGCCTATAAATCTATCAACAGGGTGAGGGCAAGAGCTGGATTACCTGATCTGGTAACAGGTCTTTCTAAAGATCAGTTCAGAGATTCTGTGTACCTGGAACGTAGGTTAGAGCTGGTGTATGAATACCAGCGATGGTTTGATCTGATCCGTGAGAAGGATGCAGGTGGCAGTGGTATTTTGCTCACCAGTCTGCAAAAAGTGGGAAAAAACAATGTGGCGGCAAAGCACTATTTATATCCTATTCCTCAAACAGAAATCGACAATAATCCTTTACTCACACAGAATCCCGGGTGGTAG
- a CDS encoding RagB/SusD family nutrient uptake outer membrane protein, which translates to MKFYYILIAISLLSSSCKKFLEEDPESFVSEEQYYKTESDAETAINAVYYHLNTGTVQSPYNTLFNTGMNMADDDEDPGPGATNSDVRSLAVLSHSTSNQRIYELWQQHYAGIRKANVVLAKVPDITFSDETKKARILGEAKFLRALFYFNLVRLFGDVPLVTTYESEVLASSYYTTRTSSDSVYAKIEEDLTAAAASLPVSYSSPDVGRATAGAAKALLSKVYLYEASLPLNITSKYQSAVTEAEEVLSSQDGGTGSYGYDLFTDYSHVFLPAYKNGIEHVFSAQMLANSNSQDNNETQRTFPPPPPPPPPLSLSLSLSLSLSLSLSLSLSLSLSLSLSLSLSLSLSLSLSLSLSLSLSLSLSLSLSLSLSLSLSLSLSLSLSLSLSLSLSLSLSLSLSLSLSLSLSLSLSLSLSLHLFFYTGIDWQLCTHGALLYKWE; encoded by the coding sequence ATGAAGTTCTATTATATACTTATTGCTATCAGTTTATTGTCTTCATCCTGCAAGAAATTTCTGGAAGAAGATCCGGAATCATTTGTATCGGAAGAACAATATTATAAGACAGAATCAGATGCTGAAACAGCGATCAATGCTGTGTATTACCACCTGAATACGGGCACTGTGCAAAGCCCTTACAACACCTTGTTTAATACAGGTATGAATATGGCGGATGATGATGAAGATCCGGGACCGGGTGCTACCAACTCTGATGTACGTTCACTGGCAGTATTATCTCATTCTACCAGTAATCAACGTATCTATGAGTTATGGCAACAACATTATGCGGGGATCAGAAAAGCGAATGTAGTATTGGCCAAAGTGCCGGATATTACTTTTAGCGATGAGACAAAGAAGGCAAGAATTCTTGGCGAAGCGAAGTTTCTGAGAGCACTTTTTTATTTCAACCTGGTAAGGCTGTTTGGCGATGTGCCGCTGGTAACGACTTATGAGTCTGAAGTACTGGCATCCTCTTATTATACGACAAGAACTTCATCTGATTCTGTATATGCAAAGATTGAAGAAGACCTTACAGCCGCAGCAGCTTCCCTGCCTGTTTCTTATTCTTCTCCGGATGTAGGAAGAGCGACTGCCGGTGCAGCAAAGGCATTGCTGTCCAAAGTATATTTATATGAAGCTTCTCTGCCACTGAATATTACCAGCAAATACCAAAGTGCAGTGACTGAAGCTGAAGAAGTGCTTTCTTCACAGGATGGTGGTACTGGTAGTTATGGTTATGATCTGTTCACCGATTATTCTCATGTCTTTTTACCTGCTTATAAAAATGGAATAGAGCATGTGTTCTCCGCACAGATGCTGGCTAATTCCAATAGCCAGGATAACAATGAAACGCAGAGAACTTTCCCCCCCCCCCCCCCCCCCCCCCCCCCCCTCTCTCTCTCTCTCTCTCTCTCTCTCTCTCTCTCTCTCTCTCTCTCTCTCTCTCTCTCTCTCTCTCTCTCTCTCTCTCTCTCTCTCTCTCTCTCTCTCTCTCTCTCTCTCTCTCTCTCTCTCTCTCTCTCTCTCTCTCTCTCTCTCTCTCTCTCTCTCTCTCTCTCTCTCTCTCTCTCTCTCTCTCTCTCTCTCTCTCTCTCTCTCTCTCTCTCTCTCTCTCTCTCTCTCTCTCTCTCTCTCTCTCTCTCTCTCTCTCTCTCTCTCTCTCTCTCTCTCTCTCTCTCTCTCTCTCTCTCTCTCTCTCTCTCTCTCCATTTATTCTTCTATACCGGGATTGACTGGCAACTATGCACACATGGTGCGCTATTATACAAATGGGAATGA
- a CDS encoding M14 family metallopeptidase, with protein MKRLFYMLFLLCACKGTQQVTSSSSVKVKMQVRKEYDFKGGVHFSNRFPGARANDIRQVDDSTFKITILPENAPINPSPWYAFSVWTDRPGRIHLCLDYDREQHRYDPKISNDGRQWTDTTQVRLSADSTKAWFTLLTSPDSLIVAAQEVIPSVAVYNWIDSLPNVQHETIGYSILHKPIVALHTTGSDGKKLIVVLSRQHPPEVTGYFAMQEFVRVVTANTPEAIRFRQQYEILIMPMLNPDGVDEGDWRHNLGGVDLNRDWDEFKQPETKAVKDYLKKTIAAQEAKVYFGLDFHSTYRDVFYINEDSVHTNRPGFTLQWLKEFQQAIPGFKARVKPSGNGGNVSKSWLSRELGAEALTYEVGDNTSRDQLKMKGRVAAEVMIRLLH; from the coding sequence ATGAAAAGACTATTTTATATGCTATTCCTGTTGTGTGCCTGTAAAGGTACACAGCAGGTAACATCCTCCTCCTCCGTGAAGGTAAAGATGCAGGTGAGAAAGGAGTATGATTTTAAAGGAGGCGTACACTTCAGCAACCGTTTTCCTGGTGCCCGGGCGAATGACATCAGGCAGGTAGATGATAGTACTTTTAAGATTACCATTCTTCCTGAAAATGCACCCATCAATCCAAGTCCCTGGTATGCATTCAGTGTATGGACAGATCGGCCCGGGCGCATACATCTCTGCTTAGATTATGACAGGGAGCAACATCGCTATGATCCTAAAATCAGCAACGATGGCCGGCAATGGACAGATACGACACAGGTGCGTCTTTCGGCAGACAGTACAAAAGCATGGTTCACCTTATTGACATCTCCTGATTCACTCATAGTGGCGGCACAGGAAGTGATTCCTTCTGTTGCGGTGTACAACTGGATAGATAGTCTGCCCAATGTGCAACACGAAACTATTGGCTACAGCATTTTGCACAAGCCAATTGTTGCCCTGCATACAACAGGGAGTGATGGCAAAAAACTCATTGTTGTATTAAGCCGTCAGCATCCACCGGAGGTAACAGGTTATTTTGCTATGCAGGAATTCGTTCGGGTGGTAACTGCCAATACGCCGGAAGCGATTCGCTTTCGTCAGCAATATGAGATCCTGATCATGCCTATGTTAAATCCGGATGGTGTGGACGAAGGAGACTGGAGGCATAACCTTGGTGGTGTAGACCTGAATCGTGACTGGGATGAATTCAAACAACCTGAAACGAAAGCAGTAAAAGACTACCTGAAAAAGACCATTGCTGCACAGGAGGCGAAGGTGTATTTCGGTCTTGACTTTCATTCTACTTACAGGGATGTATTTTATATCAATGAAGATTCAGTGCATACGAACAGGCCGGGGTTTACCCTTCAGTGGTTAAAGGAATTCCAGCAGGCGATACCCGGGTTCAAAGCCAGGGTAAAGCCTAGTGGTAATGGGGGGAACGTCTCCAAAAGCTGGCTCTCCCGCGAGTTGGGGGCAGAAGCATTGACGTATGAAGTGGGGGATAACACCAGCAGAGATCAACTAAAGATGAAAGGCCGGGTAGCGGCGGAAGTCATGATCAGATTATTGCATTAA